Proteins co-encoded in one Christiangramia fulva genomic window:
- a CDS encoding FAD-binding and (Fe-S)-binding domain-containing protein: MDFKRALNQLRKELTGEFFDDSLRRSIYATDASVYRELPLAVCYPANVPDLKLLIKFAAENGTSLIPRTAGTSLAGQCTGNGIVVDVSRHFTDIVKIDEKQKKVTVQPGVIRDDLNRKLSKYQLFFGPNTSTSNRCMIGGMAGNNSSGTTSIKYGTTREKLISLKCLLSDGSEVEFKDLTKAEYDKKLELKSLEGEIYRKLNDILSSEENKKEIEKEFPDPGIHRRNTGYAIDELLRSEIFTETGDAFNMCKLISGSEGTLAFITEITLQLDKLPPKYTAMVAAHFSNIENCLQAVVPVMDHNLFTCEMMDKVILDCTSQNLKYRENRFFIEGDPMAILMLELRADSEENLQQQVEALLSTIDKSGLSYANPVLFGDEIDLALELRKAGLGLLGNMKGDKKAVACIEDTAVPLPVLAEYINEFSAIMKKYDQQAVYYAHAGAGELHLRPILDLKKKEDVRLFRQITEEVAALVKKYNGSLSGEHGDGRVRAEFIEKMIGSHNYKLLKEVKTVFDPLNIFNPGKIVDTDPMDTSLRYVPGRKEPEIETIMDFSDADGVLRLAEKCNGSGDCRKSVEAGGTMCPSYRATKDEKDTTRARANALREFLTNSEKANRFDHEELKEVLDLCISCKGCKSECPSNVDMASLKAEFQYQYHKAHKPSLRDRMFANISHYNSLASKTPGISRYFMKNKLSSGMLKKFLGIAPERELPVISKQTLRQYYRENMEKFQVKNPVKKIYLFCDEFTNFLDVKIGKDALQLLAKLNYQVEIIDHPESGRSYISKGFLSEAKALANQNVKIFKDIINNDTPLIGIEPSAILSFRDEYLRLADDKEAALQLSKNCFIIEEFLKMEISEGNISENQFTKKKATVKIHGHCHQKALSNTSRTFEVLNLPKNYTVTIIPSGCCGMAGSFGYEKEHYEVSMRIGENSLFPAVRKAGPNTIISANGTSCRHQIKDGTGKIAEHPISILKKALA; this comes from the coding sequence ATGGATTTTAAGCGCGCCCTCAACCAACTGAGAAAAGAACTCACCGGTGAATTTTTTGATGATTCCCTTAGAAGGTCTATTTATGCCACTGATGCCTCGGTGTATCGGGAATTGCCTCTGGCAGTATGTTATCCGGCAAATGTCCCGGACCTGAAACTATTAATAAAATTTGCCGCCGAAAACGGTACCTCCCTAATTCCACGAACAGCAGGAACTTCCCTGGCAGGGCAGTGTACAGGAAACGGAATAGTTGTTGACGTTTCCCGCCATTTCACCGATATTGTTAAAATAGACGAAAAGCAGAAAAAAGTTACTGTTCAACCGGGCGTAATACGGGATGATCTAAACAGAAAATTAAGCAAATACCAACTCTTTTTCGGTCCGAATACCTCTACCTCCAATCGCTGTATGATAGGAGGAATGGCCGGTAATAATTCCAGCGGGACAACTTCTATTAAATATGGCACCACCAGGGAGAAACTAATTTCCTTAAAATGCCTTCTAAGCGATGGGTCTGAAGTTGAATTCAAAGATCTCACGAAAGCTGAATATGACAAGAAACTTGAATTAAAATCTCTCGAAGGCGAAATTTATCGCAAGCTTAATGATATTCTTTCCAGCGAAGAAAATAAAAAGGAAATAGAAAAAGAATTCCCAGATCCCGGCATTCACAGGAGAAATACCGGATATGCCATTGACGAGTTGCTGCGGTCAGAAATTTTTACTGAGACAGGAGATGCCTTTAATATGTGTAAACTTATTTCGGGAAGTGAGGGTACCCTCGCTTTTATTACTGAGATTACCCTGCAGCTTGATAAGCTTCCGCCAAAGTACACGGCTATGGTCGCCGCACATTTCAGCAATATCGAAAATTGTTTACAGGCGGTGGTGCCGGTGATGGACCACAACCTTTTCACCTGTGAAATGATGGATAAGGTCATCCTGGACTGTACCAGCCAAAACCTGAAATATCGCGAAAACAGGTTTTTTATTGAAGGTGATCCAATGGCAATTTTGATGCTGGAACTACGGGCAGATTCTGAAGAAAACCTTCAACAACAGGTTGAGGCGCTTCTTTCTACAATTGATAAATCGGGATTAAGCTATGCGAATCCTGTGCTTTTTGGTGACGAAATAGATCTCGCCCTTGAATTACGAAAAGCCGGATTAGGCCTTCTGGGAAATATGAAAGGTGACAAAAAAGCCGTCGCCTGTATTGAAGACACCGCTGTACCTCTGCCTGTTTTAGCCGAATATATCAATGAATTTTCGGCTATCATGAAGAAATACGATCAGCAGGCGGTTTATTATGCACATGCCGGTGCCGGGGAACTTCATTTAAGACCTATTCTGGACCTTAAGAAAAAAGAGGATGTCAGGCTTTTCAGGCAAATTACCGAAGAGGTGGCAGCCTTAGTAAAGAAATACAATGGTTCTTTGAGCGGGGAACATGGGGACGGACGTGTAAGAGCTGAATTTATTGAAAAAATGATCGGCTCTCATAATTACAAACTTCTGAAAGAGGTAAAAACAGTTTTTGATCCTCTCAATATCTTTAATCCCGGTAAGATCGTGGATACCGATCCCATGGATACTTCCCTTCGCTATGTTCCGGGAAGAAAAGAACCGGAGATCGAAACTATTATGGATTTTTCAGATGCCGATGGAGTTTTGCGGCTGGCTGAAAAATGTAACGGCAGCGGGGATTGCCGTAAATCGGTGGAAGCCGGGGGCACTATGTGTCCCAGTTATCGGGCTACAAAAGATGAAAAAGATACCACCCGGGCGAGAGCAAACGCTTTAAGGGAATTCCTGACCAATTCAGAAAAGGCAAACAGGTTTGATCATGAAGAACTTAAGGAAGTATTGGATCTCTGCATAAGCTGTAAAGGCTGCAAAAGTGAATGTCCTTCCAATGTTGATATGGCCAGTTTAAAAGCCGAATTTCAGTATCAATACCATAAAGCGCATAAGCCTTCTTTGAGAGACAGGATGTTTGCTAATATTTCTCATTACAACAGCCTTGCATCAAAAACTCCCGGAATTTCCCGCTATTTTATGAAAAACAAGCTGAGTTCGGGAATGCTAAAAAAATTCCTTGGAATAGCTCCGGAAAGGGAATTGCCGGTAATTTCCAAACAAACACTGAGGCAGTATTATAGGGAGAATATGGAAAAGTTTCAGGTGAAAAATCCGGTGAAAAAGATCTATCTTTTCTGTGATGAATTCACCAATTTCCTGGATGTAAAAATTGGAAAGGATGCCCTTCAGCTTTTGGCCAAACTGAATTATCAGGTGGAAATTATTGATCATCCTGAAAGCGGAAGAAGTTATATTTCAAAAGGATTTCTTTCCGAAGCCAAAGCTCTTGCTAATCAAAATGTGAAGATTTTCAAAGATATTATCAACAATGACACGCCTCTTATCGGCATAGAGCCTTCAGCGATTCTTTCTTTTCGTGATGAATACCTTCGCCTGGCTGATGATAAAGAAGCGGCACTCCAATTATCTAAAAATTGTTTTATAATTGAGGAATTTCTGAAAATGGAAATTTCCGAAGGCAATATTTCTGAAAATCAGTTTACAAAGAAAAAAGCCACGGTGAAGATTCATGGACATTGCCATCAGAAAGCGCTTTCTAATACTTCCCGTACTTTCGAAGTGTTAAACCTTCCGAAAAACTATACGGTGACCATCATTCCTTCGGGTTGTTGTGGGATGGCGGGTTCTTTCGGGTACGAAAAAGAACACTACGAGGTGAGTATGCGAATTGGAGAAAATTCCCTTTTTCCCGCAGTTAGAAAAGCAGGGCCAAATACAATCATTTCGGCTAATGGCACCAGTTGCCGACACCAGATAAAAGACGGTACCGGCAAAATTGCAGAACACCCTATTTCTATATTGAAAAAAGCCCTTGCCTGA